CCATAAATATTATAAAAAAATTATTTAAAAATAGGGAGGTTCAAAATCCACTCAATATCGAAAAGCTCGCCTATTGTACCCAATGCAAGTAAGGCGACATAAATAATTAGGATTGTCAAAAGAATTTCTCCTTTGTATTTCGAAAAGAAACTTTCTGAACTGTTCTTTGTTGTTTCATTTTCAGCCATTTTAAATCTCCTCGATCTGGTTTTATTTTATTTAATTTATAATCTTATGGCAAGACTTCTTATAATCTTTCATAAAATTTTTTTGCTTCATCATAATCATATGCAGTAACTCTTGATAAAATTGGAATTAATATCAGTGGTGAAAAGAGACAAATAAAGACTGGATCTATTTTATCCGTATTGCCAAATAGATACCATAAAAGTCCGCCTGAATATCCTATCAGCATTCCCCAAAAAACGGCATATTCCGTAGTTGCTCTATAGTAGATGATATAAGCAATAGCAGTAGCAGGAGGCACAACAACAGCGAAGGCAAAAAGGAGAAGTTTAAGGACGGATGCAACAGGAAATAACATAGCTGTAATTGCCGCAGTATAGCCATAAAGGACGGTTGTTGCTCTAAACCCAATTATTTTACCTCGAGGTGTAAGATTCGTGACACTACAAACCCAATCTTCGACTATCATCGTTGAACAGCTTAAAAGGATAGGGGCAGCCGAAGATATAATTGCCGCAGTCACAGCTGCAAGTGCAATCCCGCCAATTAGAGGATTTACGCACATTGCAAGTTTGGTAATCGAGTAATAGCTTTTTGAAACTGCGCTTGTTCCAAAGACAGCAAGAGTTTCTATACCGATAATCCCTGCTATAATAGGCACAAATGCGCTTATTATTCCTGCTATAATAAATGTATTGAATGAAGTTTTTTCATCTTTTCCAGCAGATGCAAAGTTCACATAAGCTGATACAGCAGGTGTATGAATTATTGCTGACAACTGCATTGCAAGGAGGGGAAAAATTCCGCCTCCAATGGGACTCCACCATTTATCAACAGAAATTTCTCCATTACTAATCAATGGAACCACATAATCAACTTTTGAAACTATTTTGTCCCAACCTCCTGCATATTGTAATCCAAAAATCGCTACTGCTGTCAGCCCAAAATAGATCACAATAACATGAATTAGGTTAGTGACAGCCGACCCCCATATCCCTCCGATGGAAACATAAAAAATAAAAATCGTGGCTGCAATAAAGATGGAAATATTTAAAGGAATTGTAGTAACGGCATTCAAGATTTTTCCGGTAAGATAAATTTCTATGACCATCACGATAAAAAGTTCTGTTTGCACACATAAACTGCCCAATATTTGACATTTTTTCCTATTGAAGCGGACATTGAAAATTTGAGGAGAGGAAAATAATTGTAGGCGTCTGAAGATTTTTGCAAAAAAAAGAGCAAAGAAAAGCATTGCAAGAATATGTGATAAGCCATACCACATATTCCATACTCCTCCGGTGATAACATCTCCTGCCACCCCATATGTTGCCACCCCACCTATCCTTATTCCTGCAACACCTGCGGCAGCAAAGATTATTCCGAGACTGCTGCTGCCAATTGCCCATCCTTCAGAAGTTGTACTTTTTTTGTAAAAGAGGGAGCCAATAAGAGTTATAAGAAAGATGTAAGATATGATGATTCCAAATATCAGCGGATTTTGAATTTCCATTTGACCCAATTTTATAAAAAATTCCAAAAATCGATACTAACATATATGGAGTAAAAAGGCAGTGCAATATCGGATTTTTATGAGTGTATATCAATGTGAGCAGTAATTGTTATGCTTTCTCAAGAAATTTAATCTTTGGCTGGAAATATTCAATCAAGCAGGAATTTTCAGAGTCTTAGCATCTCCCCAAATTCCTTCAAGGTTGTAGTAATCTCGTGTTTCTTTCTGGAAAATATGTATTACAACATCTCCATAATCGATGACAATCCATTGACAGAGAAGAAAACCATCAACAGAAATAGCATAGATGCCTCTTTTCTTAAATTCTTCAACAATATTTTCAGCAATGCTCTTTACATTTTTATCTGAAGAGCCATGGCAAATAAAAAAATAGTCGGCAATGCTCGTTATTTTTCTTACATCATAAAGCACCGGGTCAAGCGCCTTTTTTTCAAGGGCAAATTCAGCCGCCTTTAGGACAATCTGTTTTGAAGTCAAGCTTTCGCTTCTTTTCTTTTTAATCTTTTTTACAGGCTCTTTTCCCAAAAAGTTTCCCTCCTTATATATATATTTTCTTCTCAATCAAAAATTTCTCAACTTCGTGAGGAACTAAATATTTTATTGACGACCCTTCCTTCAAACACCTTCTTATCTTGCTTGCAGAAATATCGAGAAGAATCGACGAAAATAAATAGAGTTTGTAATTGCTTGTTTCAATCCCATATATTGTAAGATTCCCCTTGCTCTTTTCCTTTTTAAATTTTATATCCGGATAATCAGATGTAATTGTTTTATATAATGTATCTTCAAGTTTGTCTTCTTTATATCCCGGCCTTGATGTAACTATAAAATTGCAGGCACGCAGAAGATTGTCCACTCTGTGCCAAGTTGAAAATTCTTCAAATGTATCGATGCCTGATATCAAATAAATATCTTCATCATATTTTTTCTTAAATTCTTCTACCGTATCGATTGTGTAAGATTTACCTCCCCTATCTATTTCGATGGTGGAAATTTTAAAAAAAGGATTGTCTTGAATTGCAATCTTCACCA
Above is a genomic segment from Candidatus Schekmanbacteria bacterium containing:
- a CDS encoding sodium:solute symporter family protein, coding for MEIQNPLIFGIIISYIFLITLIGSLFYKKSTTSEGWAIGSSSLGIIFAAAGVAGIRIGGVATYGVAGDVITGGVWNMWYGLSHILAMLFFALFFAKIFRRLQLFSSPQIFNVRFNRKKCQILGSLCVQTELFIVMVIEIYLTGKILNAVTTIPLNISIFIAATIFIFYVSIGGIWGSAVTNLIHVIVIYFGLTAVAIFGLQYAGGWDKIVSKVDYVVPLISNGEISVDKWWSPIGGGIFPLLAMQLSAIIHTPAVSAYVNFASAGKDEKTSFNTFIIAGIISAFVPIIAGIIGIETLAVFGTSAVSKSYYSITKLAMCVNPLIGGIALAAVTAAIISSAAPILLSCSTMIVEDWVCSVTNLTPRGKIIGFRATTVLYGYTAAITAMLFPVASVLKLLLFAFAVVVPPATAIAYIIYYRATTEYAVFWGMLIGYSGGLLWYLFGNTDKIDPVFICLFSPLILIPILSRVTAYDYDEAKKFYERL
- the rsfS gene encoding ribosome silencing factor; protein product: MRRKYIYKEGNFLGKEPVKKIKKKRSESLTSKQIVLKAAEFALEKKALDPVLYDVRKITSIADYFFICHGSSDKNVKSIAENIVEEFKKRGIYAISVDGFLLCQWIVIDYGDVVIHIFQKETRDYYNLEGIWGDAKTLKIPA
- a CDS encoding nicotinate-nucleotide adenylyltransferase, with translation MEDKGRIGILGGTFNPIHIGHLRIAEEVREKMNLKEVVFVPSYIPPHKDEREIAPPHYRAEMVKIAIQDNPFFKISTIEIDRGGKSYTIDTVEEFKKKYDEDIYLISGIDTFEEFSTWHRVDNLLRACNFIVTSRPGYKEDKLEDTLYKTITSDYPDIKFKKEKSKGNLTIYGIETSNYKLYLFSSILLDISASKIRRCLKEGSSIKYLVPHEVEKFLIEKKIYI